A stretch of Mus caroli chromosome 5, CAROLI_EIJ_v1.1, whole genome shotgun sequence DNA encodes these proteins:
- the Fastk gene encoding fas-activated serine/threonine kinase isoform X1 → MRRPRGEPGSRAPRPAERVTYAGPGESWSPPPSSMLRILLSAQTSPARLSGLLLIPPVQPCCLGPSKSGDRPFGGGPVQGLQRLLEQARNPGELLRWLSQNPTKVRAHHYPVALRRLGQLLVSQPRPSPVEQATLQDLSQLIIRNCPSFDVHTIHVCLHLAVLLGFPSDGPLLCALEQERRSRLPPKPPSPHQPAIYGGQRLEVALSCPRFLQYPRQHLIRSLAEARPEELTPHVMVLLAQHLARHRLREPQLLEAIAHFLVVQEAQLNSKVVQKLVLPFGRLNYMPLEQQFMPCLERILAREAGVAPLATVNILMSLCQLQCLPFRALQFVFSPSFINHINGTPPSLIVRRYLSLLDTAVELELPGYQGPRLPQRQRVPIFPQPLITDRARCKYSHKDMVAEGLRQLLGEENYRQNLTVPPGYCTDFLLCVGSSGAVLPMRTQDPFLPYPPRSCQQDQANFNSTTQDPAQRVVLMLRERWHFCRDGRVLLGSRALRERHLGLMGYQLLPLPFEELESQRGLPQLKSYLRQKLQALGLRWGPEGG, encoded by the exons ATGAGGAGGCCGCGGGGGGAGCCCGGCTCCCGGGCCCCAAGACCAGCTGAGAGAGTGACCTACGCGGGGCCCGGGGAGTCAT GGTCTCCACCACCCAGCTCCATGCTTCGAATCCTGCTCTCTGCCCAGACTTCCCCTGCTCGGCTGTCTGGTTTGCTGCTCATCCCACCAGTACAGCCTTGTTGTTTGGGACCCAGCAAGTCCGGGGACCGGCCTTTTGGAGGAGGCCCTGTGCAAGGCCTTCAACGGCTTCTGGAACAGGCACGGAACCCTGGGGAGCTACTGCGATGGCTGAGCCAGAACCCCACCAAGGTGCGAGCTCATCACTACCCTGTGGCACTCCGGCGTCTGGGCCAGCTCTTGGTGTCTCAGCCTAGGCCctctcctgtggagcaggccaCACTGCAGGACTTGAGTCAGCTCATCATCCGAAACTGCCCCTCCTTTGACGTTCACACCATCCATGTGTGTCTCCACCTTGCAGTGTTACTTG gcTTTCCATCAGATGGACCACTCCTGTGTGCCCTCGAGCAGGAGCGCAGGTCCCGTCTCCCTCCAAAGCCACCCTCCCCACATCAGCCTGCCATCTATGGTGGTCAAAGGTTGGAAGTGGCCCTGAGCTGCCCCCGCTTCCTGCAGTACCCTCGTCAGCATCTGATCAGAAGCCTGGCAG AGGCAAGGCCAGAAGAACTGACTCCTCACGTAATGGTGCTTCTGGCCCAACACCTGGCCCGGCACCGCTTGCGGGAACCCCAACTTCTGGAAGCCATTGCTCATTTCCTGGTGGTTCAGGAAGCCCAGCTCAACAGCAAG GTGGTACAGAAGTTGGTCCTGCCCTTTGGGAGGTTGAACTACATGCCCCTGGAGCAGCAATTTATGCCCTGTCTTGAGAGGATCCTGGCTCGGGAAGCAGGGGTGGCACCCTTGGCCACAGTCAACATTTTGATGTCACTGTGCCAGCTGCAGTGCCTGCCCTTCAGAGCCCTGCAGTTTGTCTTTTCTCCCAGTTTTATCAACCATATCAATG GCACCCCTCCTTCTCTGATTGTGCGACGCTACCTCTCTCTACTCGATACGGCTGTGGAGCTTGAACTCCCAGGATACCAAGGCCCCCGCCTTCCCCAGAGGCAGCGAGTGCCCATCTTCCCACAGCCCCTCATCACTGACCGTGCACGCTGCAAATACAG TCACAAGGACATGGTCGCTGAGGGGCTACGCCAGCTGTTAGGGGAAGAAAACTACCGTCAGAATCTGACTGTACCTCCGGGCTACTGCACAG ACTTTCTACTCTGTGTGGGTAGTTCTGGTGCTGTGCTGCCTATGAGGACACAAGACCCCTTCCTGCCCTACCCACCACGGTCCTGCCAACAGGACCAGGCAAACTTTAACTCCACAACCCAAGACCCTGCCCAAAG GGTGGTGCTGATGCTGAGAGAACGCTGGCACTTCTGCCGTGACGGCAGAGTGCTGCTGGGCTCGCGGGCCTTGAGGGAGCGGCACCTGGGCCTAATGGGC
- the Fastk gene encoding fas-activated serine/threonine kinase isoform X3 translates to MLRILLSAQTSPARLSGLLLIPPVQPCCLGPSKSGDRPFGGGPVQGLQRLLEQARNPGELLRWLSQNPTKVRAHHYPVALRRLGQLLVSQPRPSPVEQATLQDLSQLIIRNCPSFDVHTIHVCLHLAVLLGFPSDGPLLCALEQERRSRLPPKPPSPHQPAIYGGQRLEVALSCPRFLQYPRQHLIRSLAEARPEELTPHVMVLLAQHLARHRLREPQLLEAIAHFLVVQEAQLNSKVVQKLVLPFGRLNYMPLEQQFMPCLERILAREAGVAPLATVNILMSLCQLQCLPFRALQFVFSPSFINHINGTPPSLIVRRYLSLLDTAVELELPGYQGPRLPQRQRVPIFPQPLITDRARCKYSHKDMVAEGLRQLLGEENYRQNLTVPPGYCTDFLLCVGSSGAVLPMRTQDPFLPYPPRSCQQDQANFNSTTQDPAQRVVLMLRERWHFCRDGRVLLGSRALRERHLGLMGYQLLPLPFEELESQRGLPQLKSYLRQKLQALGLRWGPEGG, encoded by the exons ATGCTTCGAATCCTGCTCTCTGCCCAGACTTCCCCTGCTCGGCTGTCTGGTTTGCTGCTCATCCCACCAGTACAGCCTTGTTGTTTGGGACCCAGCAAGTCCGGGGACCGGCCTTTTGGAGGAGGCCCTGTGCAAGGCCTTCAACGGCTTCTGGAACAGGCACGGAACCCTGGGGAGCTACTGCGATGGCTGAGCCAGAACCCCACCAAGGTGCGAGCTCATCACTACCCTGTGGCACTCCGGCGTCTGGGCCAGCTCTTGGTGTCTCAGCCTAGGCCctctcctgtggagcaggccaCACTGCAGGACTTGAGTCAGCTCATCATCCGAAACTGCCCCTCCTTTGACGTTCACACCATCCATGTGTGTCTCCACCTTGCAGTGTTACTTG gcTTTCCATCAGATGGACCACTCCTGTGTGCCCTCGAGCAGGAGCGCAGGTCCCGTCTCCCTCCAAAGCCACCCTCCCCACATCAGCCTGCCATCTATGGTGGTCAAAGGTTGGAAGTGGCCCTGAGCTGCCCCCGCTTCCTGCAGTACCCTCGTCAGCATCTGATCAGAAGCCTGGCAG AGGCAAGGCCAGAAGAACTGACTCCTCACGTAATGGTGCTTCTGGCCCAACACCTGGCCCGGCACCGCTTGCGGGAACCCCAACTTCTGGAAGCCATTGCTCATTTCCTGGTGGTTCAGGAAGCCCAGCTCAACAGCAAG GTGGTACAGAAGTTGGTCCTGCCCTTTGGGAGGTTGAACTACATGCCCCTGGAGCAGCAATTTATGCCCTGTCTTGAGAGGATCCTGGCTCGGGAAGCAGGGGTGGCACCCTTGGCCACAGTCAACATTTTGATGTCACTGTGCCAGCTGCAGTGCCTGCCCTTCAGAGCCCTGCAGTTTGTCTTTTCTCCCAGTTTTATCAACCATATCAATG GCACCCCTCCTTCTCTGATTGTGCGACGCTACCTCTCTCTACTCGATACGGCTGTGGAGCTTGAACTCCCAGGATACCAAGGCCCCCGCCTTCCCCAGAGGCAGCGAGTGCCCATCTTCCCACAGCCCCTCATCACTGACCGTGCACGCTGCAAATACAG TCACAAGGACATGGTCGCTGAGGGGCTACGCCAGCTGTTAGGGGAAGAAAACTACCGTCAGAATCTGACTGTACCTCCGGGCTACTGCACAG ACTTTCTACTCTGTGTGGGTAGTTCTGGTGCTGTGCTGCCTATGAGGACACAAGACCCCTTCCTGCCCTACCCACCACGGTCCTGCCAACAGGACCAGGCAAACTTTAACTCCACAACCCAAGACCCTGCCCAAAG GGTGGTGCTGATGCTGAGAGAACGCTGGCACTTCTGCCGTGACGGCAGAGTGCTGCTGGGCTCGCGGGCCTTGAGGGAGCGGCACCTGGGCCTAATGGGC
- the Fastk gene encoding fas-activated serine/threonine kinase isoform X2 codes for MHVKWSPPPSSMLRILLSAQTSPARLSGLLLIPPVQPCCLGPSKSGDRPFGGGPVQGLQRLLEQARNPGELLRWLSQNPTKVRAHHYPVALRRLGQLLVSQPRPSPVEQATLQDLSQLIIRNCPSFDVHTIHVCLHLAVLLGFPSDGPLLCALEQERRSRLPPKPPSPHQPAIYGGQRLEVALSCPRFLQYPRQHLIRSLAEARPEELTPHVMVLLAQHLARHRLREPQLLEAIAHFLVVQEAQLNSKVVQKLVLPFGRLNYMPLEQQFMPCLERILAREAGVAPLATVNILMSLCQLQCLPFRALQFVFSPSFINHINGTPPSLIVRRYLSLLDTAVELELPGYQGPRLPQRQRVPIFPQPLITDRARCKYSHKDMVAEGLRQLLGEENYRQNLTVPPGYCTDFLLCVGSSGAVLPMRTQDPFLPYPPRSCQQDQANFNSTTQDPAQRVVLMLRERWHFCRDGRVLLGSRALRERHLGLMGYQLLPLPFEELESQRGLPQLKSYLRQKLQALGLRWGPEGG; via the exons ATGCATGTGAAAT GGTCTCCACCACCCAGCTCCATGCTTCGAATCCTGCTCTCTGCCCAGACTTCCCCTGCTCGGCTGTCTGGTTTGCTGCTCATCCCACCAGTACAGCCTTGTTGTTTGGGACCCAGCAAGTCCGGGGACCGGCCTTTTGGAGGAGGCCCTGTGCAAGGCCTTCAACGGCTTCTGGAACAGGCACGGAACCCTGGGGAGCTACTGCGATGGCTGAGCCAGAACCCCACCAAGGTGCGAGCTCATCACTACCCTGTGGCACTCCGGCGTCTGGGCCAGCTCTTGGTGTCTCAGCCTAGGCCctctcctgtggagcaggccaCACTGCAGGACTTGAGTCAGCTCATCATCCGAAACTGCCCCTCCTTTGACGTTCACACCATCCATGTGTGTCTCCACCTTGCAGTGTTACTTG gcTTTCCATCAGATGGACCACTCCTGTGTGCCCTCGAGCAGGAGCGCAGGTCCCGTCTCCCTCCAAAGCCACCCTCCCCACATCAGCCTGCCATCTATGGTGGTCAAAGGTTGGAAGTGGCCCTGAGCTGCCCCCGCTTCCTGCAGTACCCTCGTCAGCATCTGATCAGAAGCCTGGCAG AGGCAAGGCCAGAAGAACTGACTCCTCACGTAATGGTGCTTCTGGCCCAACACCTGGCCCGGCACCGCTTGCGGGAACCCCAACTTCTGGAAGCCATTGCTCATTTCCTGGTGGTTCAGGAAGCCCAGCTCAACAGCAAG GTGGTACAGAAGTTGGTCCTGCCCTTTGGGAGGTTGAACTACATGCCCCTGGAGCAGCAATTTATGCCCTGTCTTGAGAGGATCCTGGCTCGGGAAGCAGGGGTGGCACCCTTGGCCACAGTCAACATTTTGATGTCACTGTGCCAGCTGCAGTGCCTGCCCTTCAGAGCCCTGCAGTTTGTCTTTTCTCCCAGTTTTATCAACCATATCAATG GCACCCCTCCTTCTCTGATTGTGCGACGCTACCTCTCTCTACTCGATACGGCTGTGGAGCTTGAACTCCCAGGATACCAAGGCCCCCGCCTTCCCCAGAGGCAGCGAGTGCCCATCTTCCCACAGCCCCTCATCACTGACCGTGCACGCTGCAAATACAG TCACAAGGACATGGTCGCTGAGGGGCTACGCCAGCTGTTAGGGGAAGAAAACTACCGTCAGAATCTGACTGTACCTCCGGGCTACTGCACAG ACTTTCTACTCTGTGTGGGTAGTTCTGGTGCTGTGCTGCCTATGAGGACACAAGACCCCTTCCTGCCCTACCCACCACGGTCCTGCCAACAGGACCAGGCAAACTTTAACTCCACAACCCAAGACCCTGCCCAAAG GGTGGTGCTGATGCTGAGAGAACGCTGGCACTTCTGCCGTGACGGCAGAGTGCTGCTGGGCTCGCGGGCCTTGAGGGAGCGGCACCTGGGCCTAATGGGC
- the Tmub1 gene encoding transmembrane and ubiquitin-like domain-containing protein 1, with protein MALIEGVGDEVTVLFAVLACLLVLALAWVSTHTTESTDPQPQPSGTTTPAQPSEAMSATDSIREEAPGAESPSLRHRGPSAQPEPDTGVTASTPPDSPQEPLLLRLKFLNDSEQVARAWPQDTIGSLKRTQFPGQEQQVRLIYQGQLLGDDTQTLGSLHLPPNCVLHCHVSTRVGPPHPPCPPGSEPGPSGLEIGSLLLPLLLLLLLLLWYCQIQYRPFFPLTATLGLAGFTLLLSLLAFAMYRP; from the exons ATGGCCTTGATTGAAGGCGTAGGCGATGAGGTGACTGTCCTTTTTGCGGTGCTTGCTTGCCTTCTGGTGCTGGCCCTCGCCTGGGTCTCAACACATACCACTGAGAGTACAGACCCCCAACCACAGCCGTCGGGGACCACAACACCAGCACAGCCCAGTGAAGCCATGTCAGCTACTGACAGCATCAGAGAGGAGGCCCCAGGGGCTGAGAGTCCCAGCCTGAGACACAGAGGTCCATCTGCACAGCCAGAGCCTGACACAGGGGTCACAGCATCAACACCTCCAGACTCTCCGCAGGAACCCCTACTTCTACGGTTGAAATTTCTCAATGACTCTGAGCAGGTTGCCAGGGCCTGGCCTCAGGACACCATTGGCTCCTTAAAAAG GACCCAGTTTCCAGGCCAGGAACAGCAGGTTCGGCTCATCTACCAAGGTCAACTGTTAGGAGACGACACTCAGACACTAGGCAGTCTCCACCTGCCCCCCAACTGCGTTCTCCACTGCCACGTGTCCACGAGAGTCGGTCCCCCACATCCTCCCTGCCCACCGGGGTCAGAGCCCGGCCCCTCCGGGCTGGAAATCGGCAGCCTTCTGTTGcccctgctgcttctgctgctgctcctgctctggTACTGCCAGATCCAGTACCGGCCCTTCTTTCCCCTGACCGCTACCCTGGGTCTGGCCGGCTTCACCCTGCTCCTCAGTCTCCTGGCCTTTGCCATGTATCGGCCATAG